Sequence from the Candidatus Methylomirabilota bacterium genome:
CATTTTTTGGTCTGCCCGGACCCCACAGCGGGGGAATTTGGGGTGTCCTTCGCAAGGATGTCAATCACCAGCTCACCCTCCGCGGACGTCACATCCACGCTGGCTGTGCCGTTACCCGCGTTGCTCACGAAGGGCCCAAGCGGGGTCGTCTGGTTCACGTTCGTGAGGTTCATGACGCCGACGACGGCGCCATCGCTCGGAGTGCCCGAAAACGTCACCACCACGTCTGCTGTCCCGACCGGAGGGTCGAGGAGGTACCACATCTCTATTCTGGGTGGGCCGGCGCTTTCGGTTCCGAGGACCGTGAGGGGTGTCCCCCCATAGGTGAGCGATGCGACGGGGGAATTAAGATTGCCTTGCGAGATCCCCACGACCAGCAGGCGGTCGGTCCCGCTGACGGTGTGGGAGATCGTCATGGGGCTGCTAGAGCTCGTTTCCGGGGTGACGGTGTCTACTACTTCGGGCGCCGGCTGCCTGATATGAATCCTTCCATGGGGCGCGAAGTTGGCGGTATCGCCAACCGGGATCGCGGTGACGGAGGCGTCGATGTTCGAGGGGAGGGTAGTGGATGTGGGATTATAGTGGGTCGCCGTGACGGTAAAGGTCCCCCGGCCCATGGCGACATTGGTGAACTGGCTCGCGTCCGTGATGGCCGTGCAGGTTCCCGCCTCCAGGCCCAGATACGTGATAGCCCGGTGGGCTCCGGCCTCGGCTATATCAAAGGTCTGGAGTGATTGGGTCTGATTGAGGGCGGAGAAAGTTTCCGTCCCCACGAGAGACACCACGGTGACCGCCATGAGGGAGAGGATCAACAGGGTCGCCACCGCCATGATGAGGCTCACCCCTTTTTCATTGCCCAACCTCCGCATGGTCATCTCACAGCCCCCTGAGGTCTCGCAGGAAAGCCTGGCCGGTCATCGTCACCGTCTCGGTGCCCTCCTGCATGGCCATGATCACCAGAATCCTCCGCACTGCGTCGAGATCCGCGGCGCTCAGCGGGAAGGTCGTCAGCGCGGCGTTGTCCCCTTTGAAATAACGGAATTCCAGACTCGAGACCTTATCGGCTAAGATGTTGGTATCTCTCAGCACCGTACTCCCCGAAAGGGAGAAGCTGATGGGAATGCCCTGGTTATCCACGAAGGTGATGCTCGTGGCATCGGCGCTCGTGATGTTGGGCTTATCGTTGGCCTTCTTCCGGATGTTGCGCATCTCTCGGACTATCCGGACGGTGGCCTCTCGGGCCTGGGAGGTCAGGTCGGCTCGGGTCTCGATGCCTATGTAACTCTTCACCCCCTGGCGGAAGGGCTCGATGAGGATCCCCGCCAGGACGCCGATGATAACCAGCACCAGAATTATCTCGATGAGGGTGAATCCCGCTTTCCCTTTCACGGGTTGGGGGATTTCGAATTTCGAATTTCGGAATTCGAATTTCCTGATGACGGACACATTTCGAAATCCGGAATTCCACATTCCAATTGCGAATTTCTTCATCAATTTGCTCCTCCCCTTAGTCCTCATCCTCCCCAAAGTTGACGAATTTTCACTCCGCCCTGTTGCCTAGCCCGCATTATTCACGAAACGGAGTGTCTTCGTGAATAATGCGCCTGCTGGTGCGGGCTCGGCCGCACCGGCAGGTTTCGACTGGCCGCTCCCACGGCCTGCTCAAGGCTAGCCCTGAGCGACGCCCCCCAAACGGGGGGCAGAGTCGAAGCCCGGAGGGCAGATTATTCACTTCTATGTGAATAATCCGGGCTAGAAGCTGGCGATCACCGTCGCCAGTTGGGTGGCTCTCCCCTCTGGGCCGGTGACCGTCACCGTGACCTGCTTATACATCGTGGGTCCCCCTATGCAGGTGTCGAAGTCGGTGTTCGCCACGTAGCAGACCGAGACCTGCTGTCGGAAGCCGGTGAAGCCGGCCAGGATCGCCCCCTGTGAGTCCCGGGGCGGGGACTCATCCAGGCCGTCGAAGTCATCCACGTCGTCGTAGGTCGCACGGCTCTCCCCAGTCTCGGGGCCGAGGATCAGGCTCGGTGGCGGAGCGCTTTCATCCCACTTCTTCGACTGGATCTCTTCGCGCAAGGTCGAGGCCAGGGCATTGGCGCGGGAAACGGTGACCCCAAAGGTACTCCCGCTTACCGCCTGGATGAAGAGCGTCAACATCGGGGGTATCGCTATCGCCACGATGATGATGACGAGGATCAGATCGATCAGGGTAAAGCCTCTCTCGTCCCGATGGAGTCTTAGCGGCTTCATGGCAGCGTCACTTTGCCCGTATTTGGTTCCACGGTGATGGTCCAGGTCTCCCCGCCGGAGGTGATGGTGATCTCGTTGGCGGGCGGCGACGTCAGCTTGGCGTCGGAGCCGTCCAGGGGGGTGCCCAGGGCATCGAATTTGAGGGTGTTGCCGAAACTGCTGTCCAGGGTCGCGTCCGAGAAGAGCCCGGATATGGAGACCTCG
This genomic interval carries:
- a CDS encoding prepilin-type N-terminal cleavage/methylation domain-containing protein, producing MKKFAIGMWNSGFRNVSVIRKFEFRNSKFEIPQPVKGKAGFTLIEIILVLVIIGVLAGILIEPFRQGVKSYIGIETRADLTSQAREATVRIVREMRNIRKKANDKPNITSADATSITFVDNQGIPISFSLSGSTVLRDTNILADKVSSLEFRYFKGDNAALTTFPLSAADLDAVRRILVIMAMQEGTETVTMTGQAFLRDLRGL